One window of Alkalibacter saccharofermentans DSM 14828 genomic DNA carries:
- a CDS encoding AEC family transporter yields MPNTLPAIVLKSMSVDMDLTILFMTFLGFGFGAIMTIIAIILGKNKYREEKGIYAITVPGFNIGLFAYPLVQTIWGLSGMIYIIMFDVGNAFIVFGSSYFLAKYYKEGDAKFSIGFLAKILGKSVPFMSYMIGVAMSLSGLRFPSMAMGVIDVLAGANMPLALLLLGIVIQLRIEAKDLRTVGKIILTRYTVGALFGVLLYLMLPYNPVLSPMFLIMFVLPISMSSLPYSVQFNYDVKLVGTANNMTIILSFFIIWAISAFSF; encoded by the coding sequence TTGCCAAACACACTTCCGGCAATAGTGCTTAAATCCATGAGTGTTGACATGGACCTGACCATATTGTTTATGACGTTTTTAGGCTTTGGATTTGGTGCGATAATGACTATAATAGCAATAATACTCGGCAAAAACAAATATCGAGAAGAAAAAGGCATATATGCTATCACGGTCCCGGGATTTAATATAGGACTTTTTGCATATCCTCTGGTGCAAACAATTTGGGGACTAAGTGGCATGATATACATTATTATGTTTGATGTAGGAAATGCATTCATTGTTTTTGGCAGCAGCTATTTTCTTGCAAAATATTACAAGGAAGGGGATGCTAAGTTCAGCATAGGGTTTCTTGCTAAAATCTTGGGAAAATCAGTTCCATTCATGTCTTACATGATAGGAGTTGCAATGAGCCTGTCCGGACTTCGTTTTCCGTCGATGGCAATGGGCGTTATAGATGTATTAGCAGGAGCGAATATGCCGTTGGCATTGTTGCTGCTTGGGATTGTCATACAGTTAAGAATTGAAGCAAAGGATTTGCGCACAGTAGGAAAGATTATTTTGACAAGGTATACTGTAGGGGCTTTGTTTGGAGTATTATTGTATTTGATGCTTCCGTATAATCCGGTATTGTCCCCCATGTTTTTAATTATGTTTGTGCTGCCTATAAGCATGAGCTCGCTACCTTACTCGGTGCAATTTAATTATGATGTGAAGCTGGTAGGCACGGCAAACAATATGACGATTATACTGAGCTTTTTCATCATTTGGGCAATATCGGCTTTTTCGTTTTAA
- a CDS encoding ATP-binding protein — translation QADLLILDEWGYLPLHQEGARLLFDIISTCYETKSVIITTNIEFGRWKGFLFDEKLTAAIVDRLVHHSHMLIFTGKSYRMMNSLIK, via the coding sequence CAGGCTGATTTGCTCATACTTGATGAATGGGGGTATCTCCCCCTTCACCAAGAAGGTGCCAGATTGTTGTTTGATATCATTTCTACATGTTATGAGACTAAAAGCGTCATCATAACAACCAATATTGAGTTTGGTAGATGGAAAGGTTTCCTGTTTGATGAAAAGCTAACTGCGGCTATCGTTGATAGACTAGTGCACCATTCTCATATGCTCATATTTACAGGCAAAAGCTACCGCATGATGAATTCATTAATCAAGTAA